One segment of Anastrepha obliqua isolate idAnaObli1 chromosome 3, idAnaObli1_1.0, whole genome shotgun sequence DNA contains the following:
- the LOC129243083 gene encoding RNA polymerase II elongation factor Ell has translation MSNSIATAKCPSALTSGNYGMSQNRYTDESKEYIFVKLTDSAYRAIEEYQFSDNDKRFTNGQGPKIKVNGNSGVIFFPTLEDRKFGFTIDDVEGSLECIQQTAEGLDVLGSIPYRMRIHANDDIYDTTRTKMAIAEETEKSKCIREIKPNQTDIGRKVKKSVPSSAVYQHLGHSGTSNNTNSSSNYLNSLNRNKTISSLNNNSPPATQLSLNSGNERIHNKLGGASSSSSRSPNPTLLGGSGTVAGSSNSGNNRYGSGSANNIYSQSNVSPSLTSASSLSSTLAGGITNGYASAAQHNSPPESTTSTLPNNCVGGGKQSRLGNNAASGNSNFSRSGGSSFSSNGSKASSGAKGGGASNANSGGGKLPDISRRKIRERLIHLLALRPFKKPELYSRLQNEGLRDRERSLISNILKDIATLSRDNTYNLRRQMWNDVNENWPYYTEQELQQLKRRKPQNLTPPLSSDAGSSTSGQSPTSIHTGSPPPIAGGSGLNGGNGLKRTSLEYDEPFVCTVQPKKQRISHFKKDAIAGANPANSGSTNSSGVGNGSRGISYGTNNSGGSTNYPMHRSKQTATSSTYSPQGSRNAGHGDDSSGNTDLSYNVLNNMDDFMLNIEQQQGGSYLPHSSNSARKSSSSGNNKAAGSNPKENRHSGNSNSSSNVTNISPKSSNNIGNKNYNVQENEGSSSNLKHTMKRGALAGSPKGSLPYGVNFVSESGSSSRSTGRDSSSTRNGGGNYHRQSPSYMQQQHQKSSVIYSPKMPTAAASGTNEREEHVPTGRGGSTNSSSSSNKSQAPSRLSASATTTGSKQQPRAGGVRSPTPQEQEQQRHLQQVSHYQSQQTHSASTHSPVQRHYNPPQHPYQQLEQQQPQLQSTSQLPPTQHSAITDAPNADTAERPTYDFSMYTAIKSIEQRRQYKTEFERDFDEYNKLLERLEDVRRNFHVLAEQLRRVPQGCSDYEHIQQQIVAEYERIENEEELKRDKQRFYYLHAKLAHIKQLVTDYDHTLRSMVAAAAAAAEAAQQHASTTAAMHMTANVTSHLVDGSNNVLAAATAHNARVSPMVSGSESNHSPPSGYQHQTQYYAQQNEPGLFPQYQQHQQQQDEILHRKKKHTHNNIQQQNQQQQYLSPHNQSYTSPAGGLYSAQQQQQQQLQEQFNGHHHYMPAHADVGDEKIVRRTREHRNSNNDINSCDSSDSNNEDSNDADLNDNDVDDGSDSSSNDENDDRY, from the coding sequence ATGTCAAATTCGATCGCTACTGCAAAATGCCCTTCTGCACTTACGTCCGGCAACTATGGCATGTCACAAAATCGCTACACTGATGAGTCAAAGGAATATATTTTTGTCAAGCTCACCGATTCCGCATACCGCGCCATCGAAGAATATCAATTCAGCGATAATGACAAGCGTTTCACAAATGGTCAAGGTCCCAAAATTAAAGTCAATGGCAACTCGGGTGTCATCTTTTTCCCCACGTTGGAAGACCGTAAATTTGGCTTTACTATTGATGATGTTGAGGGCTCCCTTGAGTGTATTCAACAGACCGCAGAAGGTCTGGATGTGCTCGGCTCAATACCCTATCGCATGCGCATACATGCCAACGATGATATCTACGATACGACCCGCACCAAAATGGCAATTGCTGAAGAGACGGAGAAGAGTAAATGTATACGCGAAATCAAACCAAACCAAACCGATATTGGACGTAAGGTGAAGAAATCTGTTCCTTCATCGGCAGTCTATCAGCATTTGGGGCACAGTGGCACTAGCAACAACACTAACAGCAGTAGTAATTATTTAAATAGCCTTAATCGTAACAAAACAATATCGTCGCTAAACAATAATTCGCCGCCAGCCACACAACTTTCGTTAAATAGTGGTAATGAACGCATACACAACAAACTTGGCGGCGCATCTTCCTCGTCTTCACGCTCGCCAAATCCCACGTTACTGGGCGGCTCGGGCACAGTTGCTGGTAGTAGTAATAGCGGTAATAACCGCTATGGCAGCGGCAGTGCTAACAATATCTATTCTCAAAGCAACGTATCGCCGTCACTCACGTCTGCCTCATCGCTCTCTTCCACCCTAGCGGGTGGTATCACCAATGGCTACGCGTCTGCTGCACAACACAATTCGCCTCCCGAATCCACTACATCTACATTACCTAATAATTGCGTTGGAGGCGGTAAACAGTCAAGGCTGGGCAATAATGCTGCTAGCGGTAATAGCAATTTCTCACGTAGTGGAGGGAGTTCATTTTCAAGCAACGGCTCGAAGGCGAGCAGCGGTGCCAAAGGTGGAGGTGCCTCAAATGCTAATAGTGGAGGCGGCAAGTTACCTGATATATCGCGTCGTAAAATACGCGAACGTCTGATCCATTTGCTTGCGCTGCGACCTTTCAAAAAACCTGAATTATATTCACGTCTCCAAAACGAAGGACTGCGGGATCGGGAACGTTCACTAATCAGCAATATACTTAAAGACATTGCGACGTTGTCACGTGACAACACATACAATTTACGCCGTCAAATGTGGAATGACGTGAACGAGAATTGGCCATACTACACGGAGCAGGAGTTGCAGCAACTGAAGCGGCGCAAGCCACAAAATCTAACTCCACCCCTGAGCTCAGACGCGGGTAGTTCAACATCGGGCCAAAGCCCCACATCAATACACACCGGTAGCCCGCCTCCAATAGCTGGTGGCAGTGGCTTAAATGGCGGTAATGGTTTAAAACGCACTAGTCTGGAGTATGACGAGCCATTTGTATGCACAGTCCAGCCGAAGAAGCAACGTATTAGTCATTTTAAGAAGGACGCAATAGCTGGTGCCAATCCCGCAAATTCGGGGAGCACAAATAGTAGCGGTGTTGGTAATGGATCGCGGGGTATTAGCTACGGCACCAATAACAGTGGTGGCAGCACTAATTACCCCATGCACCGGAGCAAACAGACGGCAACATCGTCAACCTATTCCCCACAAGGTTCGCGTAACGCTGGTCATGGCGATGACAGTTCTGGTAATACCGACCTCAGTTACAACGTACTCAACAATATGGATGACTTTATGTTGAATATTGAGCAACAGCAAGGCGGTAGTTATCTACCACATAGCAGTAATAGCGCACGCAAATCAAGTAGCAGCGGTAATAATAAAGCGGCTGGCAGCAATCCGAAAGAAAATCGCCACTCTGGAAATAGCAATAGTTCGTCTAATGTGACGAACATTTCACCCAAAAGCAGCAATAACATCggcaacaaaaattataacgTACAAGAAAACGAAGGCAGCAGTAGCAACTTAAAACATACAATGAAGCGAGGTGCGTTGGCAGGCTCGCCGAAAGGTTCGCTGCCATacggtgttaattttgtttcagAGTCTGGTAGTAGCAGCAGATCAACAGGACGTGATAGCAGTAGCACCCGCAATGGTGGTGGGAACTACCATCGTCAGTCGCCCAGCTACATGCAACAGCAACACCAAAAGTCAAGTGTCATATACTCGCCAAAAATGCCCACAGCTGCAGCCAGCGGTACGAATGAGCGTGAAGAACATGTGCCAACGGGGAGGGGTGGCAgcaccaacagcagcagcagcagcaacaaaagccAAGCACCATCTCGTTTATCAGCATCAGCGACGACAACGGGAAGTAAACAGCAGCCACGCGCTGGTGGTGTACGCAGCCCTACACCAcaagaacaagaacaacaacggCACCTGCAACAGGTATCACATTACCAATCGCAACAAACGCATTCCGCCAGCACACACTCCCCAGTGCAACGGCATTACAACCCTCCCCAGCATCCTTATCAGCAGCTAGAACAACAGCAGCCACAGCTCCAAAGTACATCGCAGCTGCCGCCAACGCAGCATTCCGCCATCACTGATGCACCCAATGCGGACACCGCTGAAAGACCAACTTATGACTTTAGCATGTATACGGCTATCAAAAGCATCGAACAGCGACGCCAATACAAGACTGAATTTGAACGGGACTTCGATGAGTACAACAAACTGCTGGAGCGCCTTGAAGATGTGCGCCGCAACTTCCATGTACTTGCTGAACAATTGCGACGCGTGCCGCAAGGCTGCTCCGACTATGAGCATATTCAGCAGCAAATTGTAGCTGAATATGAGCGAATTGAGAATGAGGAGGAGCTGAAACGCGACAAGCAACGCTTCTATTACTTGCATGCCAAACTGGCGCACATCAAGCAGCTTGTAACCGATTACGATCATACGTTGAGGTCAATGGTggcggcagcagcagcggcggcgGAGGCAGCTCAACAACATGCCTCCACAACGGCCGCTATGCACATGACAGCGAATGTGACATCGCACCTGGTGGATGGCAGCAACAATGTgttggccgctgcgactgcgcatAACGCACGTGTCTCGCCAATGGTTAGTGGTAGCGAAAGCAACCATTCACCACCAAGTGGATATCAGCACCAAACGCAATACTACGCGCAGCAAAATGAACCAGGTCTTTTTCCACAATATCAACAGCATCAACAACAGCAGGATGAAATATTACATAGGAAGAAGAAGCATACACATAACAACATACAAcagcaaaaccaacaacaacaatatttgtcGCCTCACAATCAGTCATATACTTCGCCTGCTGGTGGATTATACAGcgcacaacagcagcaacagcaacagcttcAAGAACAATTCAATGGTCACCATCATTATATGCCAGCGCACGCGGACGTAGGTGATGAAAAGATCGTGAGGAGAACGCGAGAACACCGCAACAGTaacaatgatataaattcatgtGATTCATCGGACTCCAACAATGAAGATTCTAACGACGCTGATTTGAACGATAACGACGTTGATGATGGTTCCGATTCAAGTTCGAACGATGAAAACGATGACCGCTATTGA